A genomic stretch from Setaria viridis chromosome 1, Setaria_viridis_v4.0, whole genome shotgun sequence includes:
- the LOC117859546 gene encoding elongation factor 1-gamma 2, whose product MALVLHAGSGNKNAFKALIAAEYSGIKVELVKDFQMGVSNKTPEFLKMNPIGKVPVLETPDGAVFESNAIARYVARLKADNPLYGFSLIDYAHIEQWMDFAATEVDANIGKWLFPRMGFYPYAAVSEETAIAALKRALGSLNTHLASNTFLVGHSVTLADIVLTCNLYLGFIRIMTKSFTSEFPHVERYFWTMVNQPNFKKVIGDVKQAEAVPPVQKKVAPAKEQKPKETKKEAPKEAPKPKADEKPAEEEAPKPKPKNHLDLLPPSKMILDDWKRLYSNTKTNFREVAIKGFWDMYDPEGYSLWFCDYKYNDENTVSFVTMNKVGGFLQRMDLCRKYAFGKMLVVGSEPPFKVKGLWLFRGSEIPKFVMDEVYDMELYEWTKVDLSDEAQKERVNAMIEDQEPFEGEALLDAKCFK is encoded by the exons ATGGCGCTT GTACTGCATGCTGGCAGTGGTAACAAAAATGCATTCAAGGCACTTATTGCCGCAGAATACAGTGGCATCAAGGTTGAGTTGGTGAAGGACTTTCAAATGGGTGTCTCCAACAAAACTCCTGAGTTTCTCAAGATGAACCCTATTGGGAAG GTTCCTGTCCTCGAGACTCCTGATGGTGCTGTTTTTGAGAGCAATGCAATTGCACGATATG TTGCTCGTTTGAAGGCTGACAACCCGCTTTATGGATTTTCACTGATTGATTAT GCCCACATTGAACAATGGATGGACTTCGCTGCAACAGAGGTTGATGCTAACATTGGGAAGTGGTTGTTCCCACGTATGGGGTTTTATCCCTATGCTGCTGTG AGTGAGGAAACAGCCATTGCGGCTTTGAAAAGAGCATTGGGTTCCCTCAACACCCACCTTGCATCAAACACATTCCTTGTTGGGCATTCAGTGACTCTTGCGGATATCGTGCTGACATGCAACCTCTACTTGGGCTTTATTCGGATCATGACCAAGAGTTTCACCTCGGAGTTCCCTCATGTTGAGAGGTACTTCTGGACCATGGTTAACCAGCCAAACTTCAAGAAAGTCATAGGTGATGTGAAGCAGGCAGAAGCTGTGCCACCTGTTCAAAAGAAGGTGGCACCAGCCAAGGAGCAGAAGCCTAAGGAAACCAAAAAGGAGGCCCCAAAAGAGGCCCCAAAGCCTAAGGCAGATGAGAAACCAGCGGAGGAAGAGGCACCAAAGCCTAAGCCGAAGAATCATCTTGATTTGCTTCCTCCAAGCAAGATGATCCTTGATGATTGGAAGAGGCTGTACTCCAACACGAAAACCAACTTCCGCGAGGTTGCTATTAAAG GTTTCTGGGATATGTATGACCCAGAGGGCTACTCCCTGTGGTTCTGTGACTACAAGTACAATGATGAGAACACCGTGTCCTTTGTAACCATGAACAAGGTTGGTGGGTTCCTGCAGCGGATGGACCTGTGCCGCAAATACGCCTTTGGCAAGATGCTTGTGGTCGGCTCTGAGCCACCTTTTAAGGTCAAGGGGCTCTGGCTCTTCCGTGGCTCAGAGATCCCCAAGTTCGTCATGGATGAGGTCTATGACATGGAGCTCTATGAGTGGACCAAGGTTGACCTCTCTGACGAGGCCCAGAAGGAGCGTGTCAATGCCATGATTGAGGACCAGGAGCCCTTCGAAGGTGAGGCCTTGCTGGATGCGAAATGCTTCAAGTGA
- the LOC117859535 gene encoding probable serine/threonine-protein kinase SIS8: MSRMKHLLRKLHLAGAAPAGGGAAGAAPDHHRPRHRRSGHPTAATTAPPPPPPVVVAAAGAPEPPQPAAVAPAAAEEPRGLGAEAATTRLEEDYQVQLALAISASDHAGLVDADSVQIRAAELISLGATVGAGGHDRTPAEALSARYWNHSAVNYDEQLPDGFYDVCGAQLHPGFQAKFPSLDYLRAVPPGRDVAFLAVLVDRERDTTLKRLEDRAAAIAVQTRAQHGPAASAELAQKIAGLVVDAMGGLVEDADGMNMDWSIKRRELSLQLNSVVLPLGSLRVGLSRHRSLLFKVLADRVNLPCKLVKGICYTGTDEGAVNLVKVDFDSTEYIIDLMGAPGTLIPSDISGSQFQDSNNSQLRGDAIEESVAELCLALEQINGGCENRNDIGGSSSDHSSILALTSNLADLSQAELKQNVISDKDLEGDIKVNDVSKYVVPDVVNPQFAQNLHDLLLESGALLPADLLPDQNSRNIHDKESAGWLLVAQTRQNLPNGFAAKDSSSLYENAQHPVENAEDIIRDLDLRGHTASAISNEDQRVAEDSLVGMSGGSNGNSDKLSWSSTKTISSVIDDVAEYEIPWEDLDIGERIGLGSYGEVYHADWNGTEVAVKKFLDQDLSGVSLEQFKCEVRIMSRLRHPNVVLFLGYVTQSPNLSILTEYLPRGSLYRLLHRPNSQVDEVRRLKMALDVAKGMNYLHSSHPTIVHRDLKSPNLLVDKNWVVKVSDFGMSRLKHHTFLSSKSTAGTPEWMAPEVLRNEPSNEKCDVYSFGVILWELATMRVPWSGLNPMQVVGAVGFQNRRLDIPKEVDPQVASIISSCWDNDPSKRPSFSQLLSPLKQLQRLVVTESC; the protein is encoded by the exons atgTCCCGCATGAAGCACCTGCTACGCAAGCTCCACCTCGCGGGGGCCGCCCCCGCGGGGGGAGgggccgcgggcgcggcgcccGACCACCACCGCCCGCGGCACCGGCGCTCGGGGCACCCGACGGCGGCAAcgacggcgccgcctccgccgccgccggtcgtcgtcgcggcggcgggggcgcccgagccgccgcagccggcggcggtcgcccccgcggcggctgaggagccgagggGGCTCGGTGCGGAGGCGGCCACCACGCGGCTGGAGGAGGACTACCAGGTGCAGCTGGCGCTCGCGATCTCGGCCTCGGACCACGCGGGGCTCGTCGACGCGGACTCCGTCCAGATCCGCGCGGCCGAGCTCATCAGCCTCGGCGCCACGGTGGGGGCCGGCGGGCACGACCGGACCCCCGCGGAGGCCCTCTCCGCGCGCTACTGGAACCACAGCGCCGTCAACTACGACGAGCAGCTccccgacggcttctacgacgTGTGCGGCGCGCAGCTGCACCCCGGATTCCAGGCGAAATTCCCTTCCCTCGACTACCTCAGGGCGGTCCCGCCGGGGCGCGACGTCGCCTTCCTGGCCGTCTTGGTGGATCGGGAGCGTGACACCACCTTAAAACGCCTGGAGGATAGGGCTGCGGCGATCGCTGTGCAGACTAGGGCACAACATGGCCCTGCTGCTTCGGCTGAGCTCGCGCAGAAGATTGCGGGTCTCGTTGTTGATGCGATGGGCGGTCTCGTGGAGGATGCCGATGGGATGAACATGGACTGGAGCATCAAGAGACGTGAGCTCTCGCTCCAGCTCAACAGTGTGGTTCTTCCTCTCGGGTCGCTTCGGGTTGGGCTGTCACGGCACCGATCACTGCTATTTAAG GTACTTGCTGATCGAGTCAATCTGCCATGTAAGCTTGTGAAAGGAATATGTTACACCGGAACTGATGAAGGAGCTgttaatttggtcaaagttgattTTGACAG CACTGAATATATTATTGATCTGATGGGAGCTCCAGGCACCTTAATCCCTTCAGACATTTCTGGCAGTCAGTTTCAGGATTCCAACAATAGCCAACTGCGCGGTGATGCTATTGAAGAGAGTGTTGCAGAATTATGCCTAGCTCTTGAGCAGATTAATGGTGGATGTGAGAACAGAAATGACATTGGAGGAAGCTCATCTGATCACAGTTCTATTTTAGCACTCACTTCAAATCTGGCAGATTTATCTCAGGCAGAACTTAAACAAAATGTTATCTCTGATAAAGATCTTGAAGGGGATATTAAAGTCAATGATGTTTCCAAGTATGTTGTGCCTGATGTAGTGAACCCACAGTTTGCGCAAAATTTGCATGACTTACTTTTGGAGAGTGGTGCATTGCTTCCTGCTGATTTATTACCTGATCAAAATAGTCGTAACATTCATGATAAAGAAAGTGCAGGATGGTTGCTAGTTGCTCAAACACGGCAAAATTTGCCAAATGGTTTTGCAGCTaaagattcttcatcacttTATGAAAATGCACAACACCCTGTGGAAAATGCAGAAGACATTATAAGAGATTTAGATTTGCGTGGTCATACCGCTAGTGCTATTTCCAATGAGGATCAGAGGGTTGCTGAAGATTCTTTGGTGGGCATGTCAGGAGGTAGCAACGGAAATTCGGACAAGTTGAGCTGGTCTAGTACAAAAACGATCAGCTCAGTTATAGATGACGTTGCTGAATATGAAATACCATGGGAAGATCTTGATATTGGAGAACGTATTGGTTTAG GTTCATATGGGGAAGTTTATCATGCAGATTGGAATGGCACG GAGGTTGCAGTGAAGAAATTTCTTGATCAGGATTTATCAGGTGTTTCACTAGAGCAATTTAAATGTGAA GTGAGAATCATGTCGAGATTAAGACATCCCAATGTTGTTCTTTTCTTGGGATATGTGACACAATCGCCAAATCTCTCTATATTAACTGAGTACCTCCCAAG GGGAAGCCTATATCGCCTGTTGCATCGACCAAATAGTCAAGTCGATGAAGTACGCAGGCTAAAAATGGCACTAGATGTG GCAAAAGGGATGAACTACCTGCACTCTAGCCATCCTACCATTGTCCACCGCGACCTGAAATCCCCAAATCTTTTAGTGGATAAAAATTGGGTTGTTAAG GTGTCTGATTTTGGCATGTCAAGGTTGAAACATCATACTTTCCTTTCCTCTAAGTCAACTGCTGGAACA CCAGAGTGGATGGCACCTGAGGTACTACGTAATGAACCATCAAATGAGAA GTGTGACGTCTACAGCTTTGGAGTAATCCTATGGGAACTAGCAACCATGCGTGTACCATGGAGTGGGTTGAATCCAATGCAAGTTGTTGGAGCAGTTGGATTCCAGAACAGACGACTAGACATCCCCAAGGAAGTGGACCCGCAGGTGGCTAGCATAATATCTTCATGTTGGGATAA CGATCCAAGCAAAAGGCCGTCGTTTTCCCAGCTCTTGTCACCTCTAAAGCAACTACAGCGTTTAGTTGTTACAGAAAGCTGCTGA